In Geotalea uraniireducens, one genomic interval encodes:
- a CDS encoding sigma-54-dependent transcriptional regulator, with protein sequence MLEVKSGQKKHSVMIVDDDADFLDKVRLLLVSNDIRDVLPVGDSTTVLDELQRGVFSAILLDWVMPIKSGADLLPLIVQRYPHIPVIIMTAVNDIDTVVDCIKEGAFDYITKPLDSGRLLSSLHKAFQLSELTSQNRQLKEYLLSDTLAAPHIFTDILTCNSRMRAIFKIIETVGPTHHPVLITGETGVGKELIARAIHKASGLTGEFIPLNVAGLDDLMFTDTLFGHKRGAFTGANEPREGLIAKAQGGTLFLDEIGDLSLESQVKLLRLLQEHEYYRLGSDVLAKSDARVVAASNRDFAELINDGKFRLDLYQRLCFHELHIPSLRERSEDIPLLVKHYSKEIARTLNKVPPKISLELDLALREYEFPGNIRELISKVNKAVTFNQSGTLTLGDFPGILPASSPPRHAVRVNYDKVFTLQAVFEHFPSLEDVERLIIEEAVKAVGGNKTAAAELLGITRPTLNKRLGAG encoded by the coding sequence ATGCTCGAGGTGAAAAGCGGACAGAAGAAACATTCGGTGATGATCGTCGACGATGATGCCGATTTCCTCGACAAGGTACGGCTGCTGCTCGTATCCAACGATATCCGCGACGTATTGCCGGTCGGCGACAGTACCACCGTCCTCGACGAACTGCAACGGGGGGTCTTTTCCGCCATCCTGCTCGACTGGGTGATGCCGATCAAGTCCGGCGCCGACCTGTTGCCGCTCATCGTCCAGCGCTATCCCCACATCCCGGTGATCATCATGACGGCGGTCAACGACATCGACACCGTCGTCGACTGCATCAAGGAAGGGGCGTTCGACTACATCACCAAGCCGCTCGACTCGGGGCGGCTCCTCTCCAGCCTGCACAAGGCCTTCCAGCTGAGCGAACTCACCTCGCAGAACCGCCAGCTGAAGGAGTACCTGCTCAGCGATACCCTGGCCGCTCCCCACATCTTCACCGACATCCTCACCTGCAACAGCCGGATGCGGGCGATCTTCAAAATCATCGAGACCGTCGGCCCGACCCACCATCCGGTGCTGATCACCGGCGAAACCGGGGTGGGGAAGGAACTGATCGCCCGGGCGATCCACAAGGCAAGCGGCCTGACCGGGGAGTTTATCCCCCTCAACGTGGCCGGGCTCGACGACCTGATGTTCACCGATACCCTCTTTGGCCACAAGCGGGGGGCGTTCACCGGCGCCAACGAGCCCCGCGAGGGGTTGATCGCCAAGGCCCAGGGGGGGACCCTGTTCCTCGACGAGATCGGCGACCTGAGTCTCGAATCCCAGGTCAAGCTCCTCCGCCTGCTCCAGGAACACGAATACTACCGGCTCGGTTCCGACGTCCTGGCGAAGAGCGATGCCCGGGTCGTCGCCGCCTCCAACCGCGACTTCGCCGAACTGATCAACGACGGCAAGTTCCGGCTCGATCTTTACCAGCGGCTCTGCTTCCACGAGCTGCACATCCCGTCGCTGCGCGAGCGGAGCGAGGATATCCCCCTGCTGGTCAAGCACTACTCGAAGGAGATTGCCCGGACCCTCAACAAGGTGCCGCCGAAAATCTCGCTGGAGCTGGACCTTGCCCTCCGGGAATATGAATTCCCCGGCAATATCCGCGAGCTGATCAGCAAGGTCAACAAGGCGGTCACCTTCAACCAGAGCGGTACCCTGACGCTGGGCGACTTCCCGGGAATCCTGCCGGCATCGTCACCCCCCCGCCATGCGGTGCGGGTAAACTACGACAAGGTCTTTACCCTCCAGGCGGTCTTCGAACACTTCCCCTCGCTGGAGGATGTGGAGCGGCTGATTATCGAGGAGGCGGTGAAGGCGGTCGGCGGCAACAAGACCGCGGCCGCGGAGCTGCTCGGGATTACCCGGCCGACCCTCAACAAGCGGCTCGGCGCCGGCTGA
- a CDS encoding response regulator gives MSYDLKGNIACIDDDEELLFIMGIYLKRYGATVYTFTNPAEAIERCKTCQMDLVVTDYMMPTMSGIDVLERVKMLDPNIPVIIYTGEPDQRLMESSARLGAFDVNIKSYDLYPFVQAVQRGLSQRKMLATG, from the coding sequence ATGTCCTACGATCTTAAAGGCAACATCGCATGCATCGATGATGACGAAGAGTTACTCTTTATCATGGGGATTTATCTGAAGCGGTACGGCGCCACGGTCTATACCTTCACCAATCCGGCGGAGGCCATCGAGCGGTGCAAGACCTGCCAGATGGACCTGGTGGTTACCGACTACATGATGCCGACCATGTCGGGGATCGATGTCCTGGAGAGGGTCAAGATGCTCGATCCGAACATCCCGGTCATCATCTATACCGGCGAGCCCGATCAGCGGCTGATGGAATCGTCTGCCCGGCTCGGCGCCTTCGACGTCAATATCAAATCTTACGATCTGTATCCCTTCGTTCAGGCGGTACAGCGGGGTTTGTCGCAGCGGAAAATGCTGGCGACCGGATAA